atacatatatatatgagtgtgtgtgtgtgtgtgtgtgtgtgtgtgtgtgtgtgtgtgtgtgcgcgtgcggatTAGAGCATTGGACtcgtgaattattattattttttttttttgaaaatgttctaaaatattttatcaggATGTTACTAAGCTTTTTTTGCAAGAAGTTTTTTTCCCCTAACGTGTGAGCGCTTTCGATTCACCTTTTCAAATAACTAAATACATATATCGTGTGCCtgtatctatttgtctgtgtgtgtctcttttaCAGAACAGAGGAAAAAAGCCAATTCCCGCCGGACATAACTCCTCTCATCTTGGCAGCGCACTACAATAATCATGAGATTATACAGATGTTTTTGTCACGTAACCACACCATCGAAAAACCTCATCCAATTTCTTGTAAATGTACGGGATGTGTGACAAAACAGAACTATGATTCTCTCAAAAGATCGCGATCACGTCTGAACGCTTATAGGTCCCTTGCCAGTCCTGCTTATATGGCGCTTTCCAGTCCAGACCCGATTATGACAACCTTTGAACTTCGACAGGAAATGCAGAAATTAGCTGAAGTCGAAAAAGAATTCAAggtatttatttctctttatttatatatttatata
The Octopus sinensis unplaced genomic scaffold, ASM634580v1 Contig05948, whole genome shotgun sequence DNA segment above includes these coding regions:
- the LOC115227629 gene encoding short transient receptor potential channel 3-like → MFLSRNHTIEKPHPISCKCTGCVTKQNYDSLKRSRSRLNAYRSLASPAYMALSSPDPIMTTFELRQEMQKLAEVEKEFKNEYLGLVEQCMDFACELMDLCRGTQEVEAVLSGGWGDISIRDPLARLKMALRYEEKK